The Halobellus sp. MBLA0158 genome has a window encoding:
- a CDS encoding calcium/sodium antiporter: MVQGGPAVQVGVIALSILGLWIGARFLVDAVVRLARRFGLSDLTIGLTIVAMGTSTPELTVSVDAALKGLGDIAVANVLGSNIYNLAFILGVISLLKVIPIAASIVHRDGIALLASTLLGGLVVYDLEISRPEGALLVGVFIAYTANLLRSSQKSPDHTAEVSSAGSAATHPVTEQETFRGRDVVFLCGGLALVLVSGDYMVLAASDLARSAGISEWVIGGTIVAAGTSTPEFAVSLVAVRRGSLGVSVGNVVGSNVFNITGILGVAAVIQPLIMNSSPVVTLGWLAGISLVMVTALWTGRVLSRLEGGLFAVSEVVRWVLGAVGLLG, from the coding sequence ATGGTACAAGGCGGTCCAGCTGTCCAGGTCGGTGTGATTGCTCTCTCGATTCTGGGTCTCTGGATCGGTGCGCGCTTTTTGGTTGATGCGGTCGTTCGGTTAGCCCGCCGATTCGGTCTGTCGGACCTCACTATCGGACTAACCATTGTGGCGATGGGGACATCCACGCCGGAACTCACCGTCTCGGTTGACGCCGCGCTCAAAGGGCTAGGAGATATCGCGGTCGCAAACGTCCTCGGCTCGAATATCTACAATCTGGCGTTTATTCTGGGGGTGATTTCCTTGCTGAAAGTTATCCCAATCGCCGCATCGATCGTCCACCGTGACGGGATCGCGCTGTTAGCGAGTACCCTGCTTGGTGGTCTCGTCGTGTACGACCTCGAAATTTCGAGACCCGAAGGAGCGCTGTTGGTAGGAGTCTTCATCGCGTACACTGCCAATCTCCTGCGATCTAGCCAGAAATCCCCCGATCACACTGCCGAGGTATCGTCCGCTGGATCGGCCGCAACCCACCCGGTGACAGAGCAGGAGACGTTTCGCGGACGGGATGTCGTGTTTCTCTGTGGCGGGCTGGCGTTGGTCCTCGTGAGTGGCGATTATATGGTGCTGGCCGCTTCGGACTTGGCCCGCAGTGCCGGTATCTCGGAGTGGGTTATCGGTGGAACCATCGTCGCGGCGGGTACCTCGACCCCTGAGTTTGCCGTGTCACTTGTCGCTGTCCGGCGCGGAAGTCTCGGCGTCTCGGTCGGAAACGTCGTCGGGAGCAATGTCTTCAATATCACAGGAATTCTGGGGGTGGCAGCTGTCATCCAGCCGTTGATAATGAATAGTAGTCCTGTTGTGACGCTGGGATGGCTGGCAGGTATCTCCCTAGTGATGGTCACTGCTTTGTGGACGGGACGAGTTCTCTCTCGATTGGAAGGTGGTTTGTTCGCCGTTTCCGAGGTCGTCCGCTGGGTACTGGGTGCTGTTGGTCTACTCGGCTGA
- a CDS encoding AbrB/MazE/SpoVT family DNA-binding domain-containing protein, giving the protein MTSKADKRGRIYLPKEIREKHGRQYRIVDLPTHVALFPVADDPLDAVETAVGDALADEDVDELKAEARVKAAREVADERDADGT; this is encoded by the coding sequence ATGACCTCGAAGGCCGACAAGCGGGGCCGAATATATCTCCCGAAGGAGATCCGGGAAAAGCACGGCCGGCAGTACCGCATCGTCGATCTACCCACCCACGTCGCGCTGTTTCCCGTCGCAGACGACCCCCTCGACGCGGTCGAGACGGCGGTCGGTGACGCCCTCGCGGACGAGGACGTCGACGAACTCAAAGCCGAGGCCCGCGTGAAGGCCGCTCGTGAGGTCGCAGACGAACGGGACGCGGACGGGACCTGA
- a CDS encoding PIN domain nuclease: MYVESDFLFALAKPDDWPKENATAALESDDVYTSLTAYTEFLVYWYDEESGEYTVDIAELIPNLLELVPIRPAEQEDALLVAVSFIEEYGTTPFDSIHAGIAHTNGDTVLSTKQDYDTVGVERVPLDSYRDDSN, translated from the coding sequence ATGTACGTCGAGAGCGACTTCCTCTTCGCGCTGGCGAAGCCCGACGACTGGCCGAAGGAGAACGCGACGGCCGCGCTCGAATCTGACGACGTCTATACGTCACTCACCGCCTACACCGAATTTCTGGTGTATTGGTACGACGAAGAATCAGGCGAGTACACGGTCGATATCGCCGAACTCATCCCGAACCTCTTGGAACTCGTGCCGATTCGCCCGGCGGAACAGGAGGACGCGCTCCTCGTCGCGGTATCCTTTATCGAGGAGTACGGCACGACGCCGTTCGATTCCATTCACGCGGGTATTGCTCACACAAACGGCGATACCGTGCTTTCGACGAAGCAGGATTACGACACGGTGGGCGTCGAACGCGTCCCGCTCGATTCGTACCGCGACGATTCGAACTGA
- the trpD gene encoding anthranilate phosphoribosyltransferase gives MTLQDYIERATEGTDLTQAEAREAAGLVFEDATEAQIGALLAALRAKGETETEIAGFAQGMRDAARTIDPDRDPLVDTCGTGGDDYNTINVSTTSAIVAAGAGAAVAKHGNYSVSSSSGSADVLEVAGADVEAEPPAVEEAIERDGIGFMLAPVFHPAMKAVIGPRKELGMRTIFNVLGPLTNPAGADAQVVGVYDPDLVPVLARSLSHLAVDRALVVHGSGMDEIALHDETRVAEVDGDDIEEYTLTPEEIGLDAAPIDAVAGGTPEENAEDLRGIVTGTVTGPKRDIILANAGAAIYVAGLADSIEDGVETAAKAIDEGDATSTFEALCEPVDAAAER, from the coding sequence ATGACACTCCAAGATTACATCGAACGCGCGACGGAGGGAACGGATCTGACACAGGCGGAGGCCCGCGAGGCGGCCGGTCTGGTCTTCGAGGACGCGACCGAAGCCCAGATCGGGGCGCTGCTGGCGGCGCTTCGCGCGAAGGGCGAGACCGAGACGGAGATCGCCGGCTTCGCGCAGGGGATGCGCGACGCCGCCCGGACGATCGATCCCGACCGGGACCCGCTCGTCGACACCTGTGGGACCGGCGGCGACGACTACAACACCATCAACGTCTCGACGACGAGCGCCATCGTGGCCGCGGGCGCGGGCGCCGCGGTCGCGAAACACGGCAACTACTCGGTCTCCTCGTCGTCGGGGAGCGCCGACGTCCTGGAGGTCGCGGGCGCGGACGTCGAGGCCGAGCCCCCGGCCGTCGAGGAGGCGATCGAGCGCGACGGGATCGGCTTTATGCTCGCGCCGGTGTTCCACCCCGCGATGAAGGCCGTGATCGGCCCGCGGAAGGAACTCGGAATGCGGACCATCTTCAACGTCCTCGGGCCGCTCACCAACCCCGCCGGCGCGGACGCGCAGGTCGTCGGCGTCTACGACCCCGACCTCGTGCCGGTGCTCGCGCGCTCGCTCTCGCACCTCGCGGTCGACCGCGCGCTCGTCGTCCACGGCTCCGGAATGGACGAGATCGCGCTCCACGACGAGACGCGGGTCGCGGAGGTCGACGGCGACGACATCGAGGAGTACACGCTCACGCCCGAGGAGATCGGACTCGACGCGGCGCCGATCGACGCCGTCGCGGGCGGCACGCCCGAGGAGAACGCCGAGGACCTCCGGGGGATCGTTACCGGGACGGTCACCGGCCCGAAGCGGGACATCATCCTCGCGAACGCGGGCGCGGCGATCTACGTCGCGGGGCTGGCCGACAGCATCGAAGACGGCGTCGAGACGGCGGCGAAGGCCATCGACGAGGGCGACGCGACGTCGACCTTCGAGGCCCTCTGCGAGCCCGTCGACGCCGCGGCGGAGCGCTGA
- a CDS encoding phosphoribosylanthranilate isomerase produces MVRTKICGVTNEADLRAVEGAGADAVGVIADVPVETPREVAVEDAARLVAAAPPFLTTTLVTMPDTPAEAVDAADRVGSDVLQLHGDFAPGAFREIRDSVGAKIVAVVDAEDPERARDVAPAVDAVLVDSIDGSGAGGTGETHDWAATAEVTATLDAPVILAGGLGPENVAEAVETVRPFAVDVASGVEARGGQKDHDAVRAFVANAAAAGERIAGDDAEASGGSRTDDDRTVEEVSS; encoded by the coding sequence ATGGTGCGAACGAAGATCTGCGGCGTCACGAACGAAGCCGACCTGCGCGCCGTCGAAGGGGCAGGCGCGGACGCGGTCGGCGTCATCGCCGACGTCCCGGTCGAGACGCCCCGCGAAGTCGCCGTCGAGGACGCCGCCCGGCTCGTCGCGGCCGCGCCACCGTTCCTCACGACGACGCTCGTGACGATGCCCGACACGCCCGCCGAGGCCGTCGACGCCGCCGACCGCGTCGGGTCGGACGTCCTCCAACTGCACGGCGACTTCGCGCCCGGGGCGTTCCGGGAGATCCGCGACTCCGTCGGTGCCAAAATCGTCGCGGTCGTCGACGCCGAGGACCCGGAGCGCGCTCGCGACGTCGCGCCCGCGGTCGACGCCGTGCTCGTGGACTCGATCGACGGATCGGGCGCCGGCGGCACCGGCGAGACCCACGACTGGGCGGCGACGGCCGAAGTGACCGCGACGCTCGATGCGCCGGTGATCCTCGCCGGCGGCCTCGGGCCGGAGAACGTCGCCGAGGCCGTCGAGACCGTCCGGCCGTTCGCCGTCGACGTCGCGAGCGGCGTCGAGGCACGCGGCGGGCAGAAGGACCACGACGCGGTCCGGGCGTTCGTCGCCAACGCGGCCGCGGCGGGCGAGCGGATTGCCGGCGACGACGCGGAAGCGTCCGGGGGGAGTCGGACGGACGACGACCGGACGGTCGAGGAGGTATCGTCGTGA
- the trpE gene encoding anthranilate synthase component I, whose amino-acid sequence MSDRGDDADSVSAPALSQSRESFVREVERATAEAEGPVVAHVTADLPETEPLSAYAALADRSDYGFLLESAEKTPSSDPAGAFAPDHATADRHARYSFVGYDPDAVITVDLDGTDVERLGGRAAEYVEAEIGDSNDGDEDAGADTRSDPDVLDRLRAAFPGLPRVGFPDDDRQRLRGGLVGFLAYEAVYDLWLAEVGIERPETDTPDAQFVLTTKTLSFDHAESSVSLVLTPVVTPDDDPSAVYDELREEADRVAETLADAEAPETGGFVRTGESAGPKAEYEAAVRKTKEHVLDGDIYQGVISRVRELYGQVDPLGLYEALREVNPSPYMYVLRHDDRHIVGASPETLVSVQGERVVSNPIAGTCRRGTSPVEDRRLAGEMLADGKERAEHTMLVDLARNDVRRVAEPGSVRVEEFMNVLKYSHVQHIESTVTGTLAGQDSGNGEYPGGADAFDATRATFPAGTLTGAPKVRAMEIVDDLERSPRGVYGGGVGYYSWSGDADFAIVIRTATVEAGADGGDDVVAVRAGAGIVADSDPEAEYEETEQKMDGVLTAVERIERDGGSEGGASDGAESDEDAEDIEEVAR is encoded by the coding sequence GTGAGCGACCGCGGCGACGACGCTGATAGCGTCAGCGCGCCCGCGCTGTCGCAGTCCCGCGAGTCGTTCGTCCGCGAGGTCGAGCGCGCCACCGCAGAGGCCGAGGGGCCCGTGGTCGCCCACGTGACCGCGGACCTCCCGGAGACGGAGCCGCTGTCGGCGTACGCCGCGCTCGCCGATCGGAGCGACTACGGCTTCCTCCTGGAGAGCGCCGAGAAGACGCCCTCCAGCGACCCCGCGGGCGCGTTCGCGCCCGACCACGCGACCGCGGACCGCCACGCGCGCTACTCGTTCGTCGGCTACGATCCCGACGCCGTGATCACGGTCGATCTCGACGGGACCGACGTCGAACGCCTCGGAGGTCGCGCGGCCGAGTACGTCGAGGCAGAGATCGGCGATAGCAACGACGGGGACGAAGACGCCGGCGCCGACACTCGGAGCGACCCGGACGTCCTCGACCGCCTCCGGGCGGCCTTCCCGGGCCTCCCGCGCGTCGGCTTCCCGGACGACGACCGCCAGCGGCTCCGCGGCGGGCTCGTGGGCTTCCTCGCCTACGAGGCCGTCTACGACCTCTGGCTCGCGGAGGTCGGGATCGAGCGCCCCGAGACCGACACGCCGGACGCGCAGTTCGTCCTCACGACGAAGACGCTCTCGTTCGATCACGCCGAGTCGTCGGTCTCGCTCGTGCTCACGCCCGTCGTGACGCCCGACGACGACCCGAGCGCGGTCTACGACGAGCTCCGAGAGGAGGCCGACCGCGTCGCCGAGACGCTCGCCGACGCCGAGGCGCCAGAGACCGGCGGCTTCGTCCGGACGGGCGAGTCCGCGGGGCCGAAAGCGGAGTACGAGGCCGCGGTCCGGAAGACGAAAGAGCACGTCCTCGACGGCGACATCTACCAGGGCGTCATCTCCCGCGTGCGGGAGCTGTACGGGCAGGTCGACCCGCTCGGGCTCTACGAGGCGCTGCGGGAGGTCAACCCCTCGCCGTACATGTACGTCCTGCGGCACGACGACCGCCACATCGTCGGCGCGAGCCCCGAGACGCTGGTGTCCGTGCAGGGCGAGCGCGTCGTCTCCAACCCGATCGCGGGGACGTGTCGGCGCGGCACGAGCCCCGTCGAGGACCGCCGGCTGGCCGGCGAGATGCTCGCCGACGGGAAGGAGCGCGCCGAGCACACGATGCTCGTCGACCTCGCGCGCAACGACGTCCGTCGGGTCGCAGAACCGGGCAGCGTCCGCGTCGAGGAGTTCATGAACGTCCTGAAGTACAGCCACGTCCAGCACATCGAATCGACCGTGACGGGGACGCTCGCGGGTCAGGACAGCGGGAACGGCGAGTACCCCGGGGGCGCCGACGCCTTCGACGCCACGCGGGCGACGTTCCCCGCAGGGACCCTGACGGGCGCGCCGAAGGTCCGCGCGATGGAGATCGTCGACGACCTCGAACGCTCGCCCAGGGGCGTCTACGGCGGCGGCGTCGGCTACTACTCGTGGTCCGGCGACGCCGACTTCGCGATCGTGATCCGGACGGCGACGGTCGAGGCGGGCGCCGACGGGGGCGATGACGTCGTCGCCGTGCGGGCGGGCGCGGGCATCGTCGCCGACAGCGACCCCGAAGCCGAGTACGAGGAGACCGAACAGAAGATGGACGGCGTGCTCACTGCCGTCGAGCGGATCGAACGCGACGGCGGCTCCGAGGGCGGGGCCTCCGACGGCGCCGAGAGCGACGAGGACGCCGAGGACATAGAGGAGGTGGCCCGATGA
- the trpG gene encoding anthranilate synthase component II, producing MTLRLLVVDNFDSFTYNLVEYFSEQRVDGERVDVVVRKNTASIAELREIDPDAIVISPGPGHPKNDRDVGVTNEVLTSLSHRIPTLGVCLGLEAAVYAYGGEIGHAPEPIHGKAFPVEHDGRGVFAGLDQGFQGGRYHSLVATAVPDDFEVSATTSHAIGGGDAGEGGEERAGEAPEATDLVMGVRHREYPIEAVQFHPESVLTGVGHDIVRNFLEECVLSRSIDERARV from the coding sequence ATGACGCTCCGCCTGCTCGTGGTCGACAACTTCGATTCGTTCACCTACAACCTCGTGGAGTACTTCTCCGAACAGCGGGTCGACGGCGAGCGCGTCGACGTTGTCGTCCGCAAGAACACCGCGTCCATAGCGGAACTCCGCGAGATCGACCCCGACGCGATCGTGATCAGTCCCGGCCCCGGCCACCCGAAGAACGACCGCGACGTCGGCGTCACGAACGAGGTCCTGACGTCGCTCTCACACCGCATCCCCACGCTCGGCGTCTGTCTCGGCCTCGAAGCGGCCGTCTACGCCTACGGCGGCGAGATCGGCCACGCCCCCGAACCCATCCACGGGAAGGCGTTCCCGGTCGAACACGACGGCCGCGGCGTCTTCGCCGGCCTGGACCAGGGCTTCCAGGGCGGCCGCTACCACTCGCTCGTGGCGACGGCCGTCCCGGACGACTTCGAGGTGTCGGCGACGACGAGCCACGCGATCGGGGGCGGCGACGCGGGCGAGGGAGGAGAAGAGAGAGCGGGCGAGGCGCCGGAAGCGACCGATCTCGTGATGGGCGTGCGCCACCGCGAGTATCCGATCGAGGCGGTGCAGTTCCACCCCGAGTCGGTGCTCACGGGCGTCGGTCACGACATCGTGCGGAACTTCCTCGAAGAGTGCGTGCTCTCGCGATCGATCGACGAGCGCGCGCGGGTCTGA
- a CDS encoding adenosylcobalamin-dependent ribonucleoside-diphosphate reductase, producing the protein MSNQPERVDDLELPVKRTDGETLEERLTANAYHNILPARYLRKDADGELIESQEDLFPRVAKNVALAAAVFEAENQGVEVTVTPEQLKPDHPRRDELAEEVFGKGVTADADAETALSVYNVNKFAYDTVVPELPDEIRTQVEETREEFESLMDSLSFMPNSPTLMNAGDELQQLSACFVDSPDDDIDDIHQTAKEAAQVFQSGGGMGYAFWRLRPYGDPVGSTGGIASGPITFMRTYDQLCETIAQGGARRGAQMGVMRVSHPDVIQFIHAKNKDVSLAHTLRLNDPDDYTHNSFQDALEEARELIDDEGRVPKHLRNAVEGHLSNFNISVGITDDFMDALFEGEEFTFTNPRTGEPHVATPETKELYEMFDLGEHVEVGEELSVPAQDLWDHIVEGAHENGEPGVIYLERVNKQHSFDVEEHPDHQILATNPCGEQPLEEYEACNLGHINLSTLVDFDAPDWRVWYDAHGDEYDSFDDAVDAFLEEAIDWEEFDYRIDRGTRFLENVVTMSDFPVPEIEQKVRDMRKIGLGVMGLAQLYIQLGIQYGTEAGNEVARQLMTHINHESKRTSHELAETRGSFNDWDDSKYANPTEYREWFEHHTGEDADDWAEGYPIRNHNTTTVAPTGTTSMVGNTTGGIEPIYNVAYYKNVSDDVQGDEMLVEFDDYFLRVLEANDIDVDTVKEEAQEQMAANEFDGVSSLSTVPDAISELFVVTGDLSGKQHAAVQCATQEGVDSAISKTCNFPNSASKEDMDEVYRYIYRNGGKGVTVYRDGTRSKQVLTTRAQNTDFADESEAAEALVEQIREVFGGVEGFLESDEVQAAIDSEVERLLSAADGETDLGKKRPRPDVLHGVTQRIDTGYGKLYVNINEDQDGKPFELFANIGNSGGFTASFTEALAKTISTALRSGVDPNEIASELQGIRSPKVAWDKGEQINSIPDAIGTAMRRYLDGEIDKGYPQQQNLTELSEDGETEASTPGRQTDGGATVDVGDVDVGESADRTNAAAAGADDATDDLLAAGESPECPECGSMSLYFSEGCKTCEACGWSEC; encoded by the coding sequence ATGAGCAATCAGCCCGAGAGAGTCGACGACCTGGAACTGCCCGTCAAGCGGACCGACGGGGAGACGCTCGAAGAGCGACTCACCGCGAACGCGTACCACAACATTCTGCCGGCGCGGTACCTCCGCAAGGACGCCGACGGCGAACTCATCGAGTCCCAGGAGGACCTCTTCCCCCGCGTCGCGAAGAACGTCGCGCTCGCGGCGGCCGTCTTCGAGGCCGAAAACCAAGGCGTCGAGGTCACCGTCACGCCCGAGCAGCTGAAGCCCGACCACCCGCGTCGGGACGAACTCGCAGAAGAGGTGTTCGGCAAGGGCGTCACCGCCGACGCCGACGCCGAGACGGCGCTTTCTGTCTACAACGTCAACAAGTTCGCCTACGACACCGTCGTCCCCGAGCTGCCGGACGAGATCCGCACGCAGGTCGAAGAGACCCGCGAGGAGTTCGAGTCGCTGATGGACTCGCTCTCCTTCATGCCGAACTCCCCGACGCTGATGAACGCGGGCGACGAGCTTCAACAGTTGTCGGCGTGTTTCGTCGACTCGCCCGACGACGACATCGACGACATCCACCAGACCGCCAAGGAGGCCGCGCAGGTCTTCCAGAGCGGCGGCGGGATGGGCTATGCCTTCTGGCGGCTCCGCCCCTACGGCGACCCCGTCGGCTCGACCGGCGGCATCGCCTCGGGGCCGATCACCTTTATGCGGACCTACGACCAGCTGTGTGAGACCATCGCGCAGGGGGGCGCACGACGCGGCGCGCAGATGGGGGTAATGCGGGTCAGCCACCCGGACGTCATCCAGTTCATCCACGCCAAGAACAAGGACGTCTCTCTGGCCCACACCCTGCGGCTCAACGACCCCGACGACTACACCCACAACTCCTTCCAGGACGCCCTGGAGGAGGCGCGCGAACTCATCGACGACGAGGGCCGCGTCCCCAAGCACCTCCGGAACGCGGTCGAGGGCCACCTCTCGAACTTCAACATCTCGGTCGGCATCACGGACGACTTCATGGACGCGCTGTTCGAGGGCGAGGAGTTCACCTTCACCAACCCCCGGACGGGCGAGCCGCACGTCGCCACGCCCGAGACGAAGGAGCTCTACGAGATGTTCGACCTCGGCGAACACGTCGAGGTCGGCGAGGAACTTTCGGTCCCGGCCCAGGACCTGTGGGACCACATCGTCGAGGGCGCCCACGAGAACGGCGAGCCGGGCGTGATCTACCTCGAACGCGTCAACAAGCAGCACTCCTTCGACGTCGAGGAACACCCCGACCACCAGATCCTGGCGACGAACCCCTGCGGCGAGCAGCCGCTGGAGGAGTACGAGGCCTGTAACCTCGGCCACATCAATCTCTCGACGCTCGTCGACTTCGACGCGCCCGACTGGCGCGTCTGGTACGACGCCCACGGCGACGAGTACGACTCCTTCGACGACGCCGTCGACGCCTTTTTGGAAGAAGCGATCGACTGGGAGGAGTTCGACTACCGGATCGACCGGGGAACGCGGTTCCTCGAAAACGTCGTCACGATGTCGGACTTCCCGGTGCCGGAGATCGAACAGAAGGTCCGGGACATGCGGAAGATCGGCCTCGGCGTGATGGGGCTGGCCCAGCTGTACATCCAGCTCGGCATCCAGTACGGCACCGAGGCGGGCAACGAGGTCGCCCGCCAGCTGATGACGCACATCAACCACGAGTCCAAGCGGACGAGCCACGAGCTCGCGGAGACCCGCGGCTCGTTCAACGACTGGGACGACTCCAAGTACGCGAACCCGACCGAGTACCGCGAGTGGTTCGAGCACCACACCGGCGAGGACGCCGACGACTGGGCCGAGGGCTACCCGATCCGGAACCACAACACCACGACGGTCGCGCCGACGGGCACGACCTCGATGGTCGGCAACACGACGGGCGGGATCGAGCCCATCTACAACGTCGCCTACTACAAGAACGTCTCCGACGACGTCCAGGGCGACGAGATGCTCGTCGAGTTCGACGACTACTTCCTCCGTGTCCTGGAGGCCAACGACATCGACGTCGACACGGTGAAGGAAGAGGCCCAAGAGCAGATGGCCGCGAACGAGTTCGACGGCGTCTCGTCGCTGTCGACGGTGCCCGACGCGATCTCGGAGCTGTTCGTCGTCACCGGCGACCTCTCCGGCAAGCAGCACGCCGCGGTGCAGTGCGCCACCCAGGAGGGCGTCGACTCCGCCATCTCGAAGACCTGTAACTTCCCGAACTCGGCCTCGAAGGAGGACATGGACGAGGTCTACCGCTACATCTACCGCAACGGCGGGAAGGGCGTCACCGTCTACCGCGACGGCACGCGCTCGAAGCAGGTGCTGACGACGCGCGCGCAGAACACCGACTTCGCCGACGAGAGCGAGGCCGCGGAGGCGCTCGTCGAGCAGATCCGGGAGGTCTTCGGCGGCGTCGAGGGCTTCCTCGAGAGCGACGAGGTACAGGCGGCCATCGACAGCGAGGTCGAGCGGCTGCTTTCGGCCGCGGACGGCGAGACCGACCTCGGCAAGAAGCGCCCGCGTCCGGACGTCCTCCACGGCGTCACCCAGCGCATCGACACGGGCTACGGCAAGCTTTATGTCAACATCAACGAGGACCAGGATGGAAAGCCGTTCGAGCTGTTCGCGAACATCGGCAACTCCGGCGGCTTCACCGCCTCCTTCACCGAGGCGCTCGCGAAGACGATCTCGACGGCGCTGCGCTCGGGCGTCGATCCCAACGAGATCGCCAGCGAGCTCCAGGGCATCCGCAGCCCGAAGGTCGCCTGGGACAAGGGCGAGCAGATCAACTCCATCCCGGACGCGATCGGCACGGCGATGCGGCGCTACCTCGACGGCGAGATCGACAAGGGCTACCCGCAGCAGCAGAACCTGACCGAGCTGTCGGAAGACGGCGAGACGGAGGCCAGCACGCCCGGCCGGCAGACCGACGGCGGCGCGACGGTCGACGTCGGCGACGTGGACGTCGGCGAGTCCGCCGACCGGACCAACGCCGCGGCCGCCGGCGCCGACGACGCGACCGACGACCTGTTGGCGGCGGGCGAGAGCCCCGAGTGCCCCGAGTGCGGCAGTATGTCGCTGTACTTCTCGGAGGGGTGCAAGACCTGCGAGGCCTGCGGCTGGTCCGAGTGCTGA
- a CDS encoding HVO_2523 family zinc finger protein: protein MSDATETPPGRPCPLCGRSMARRHCKYVCPEHGVVYDCSDTFW, encoded by the coding sequence GTGAGCGACGCGACCGAGACGCCGCCCGGCCGGCCCTGTCCGCTCTGCGGGCGATCGATGGCCCGGCGACACTGCAAGTACGTCTGCCCCGAGCACGGGGTGGTCTACGACTGCAGCGACACATTTTGGTGA